DNA from Musa acuminata AAA Group cultivar baxijiao chromosome BXJ1-5, Cavendish_Baxijiao_AAA, whole genome shotgun sequence:
ttgtctgctgtttttctttcatagagactttccaactttttccaaagagaatatgaagaaatttcagtagaaacatgatgaaagatactatcatcaaaccactgtcgaataaatccaattgtttttcgatctaacatcttccactcatcatctgtcatagttgtgagttttgcactatcccccctgcaaaggtctatacaaatctttgcaatacaagagatcttccattcttggtttccatatcatccaattgtttccatttaaactaattatgcgagaaacattactagcctccatgttcaaatccaaaattaaatcaccaaaacctttTTGATGGGGGATATAaaccaggaataacctttgtatatgaacaaatactagaagaccataatatgcagcggaattaaatgaaatcacaatcaaacagaacaccaagatatacgtggaaaaccccttcaacatgaagggtaaaaaccacgggacaaactagagataatccactatgagaataatgaatgtataaatctcaatctcttgccctaaaccttggcaacaatctcaagagaaaaaCATGGATATAAGGATTACGTCATTGCCCACAATatttaaaacctccccaagtaatcacagcaagagtctactgtagatttgatctaacctgagataagaacactgctagatgattgagaacagtctctctgcgttgttcttgtctttttccctttctttctcttccttttctgtcttgttttcttccttttctttggaatcctatGACTCtattcttctcccacgttgctgccctatttaaacctttttctacctccaaaacgcagccaccacacccctcctaatgttaattagggttaggctaagagggggtgtgggctgtaggctgcccaagcccactatgggctgaatctttgggctgccagcccaacagacAGTTGACAATGAGGCAGCGGACTGTGATTGATGCATATCACAACCTGAAGACGATACTACGGTGGCGGACAACTCGAGCCTGGGGTCGATGTAGGCGGTGTCGGTGAAGAAGAAAGTcgcatggaggagaagagggaaggagcaGACAAGGGTTGGAGAGGGATCCACTACCGAGGGCGAGTAGCCGACCGTACCAAAACAGGCCCTCATTATTGTGGTGGCACCTGATGGCGACGTCGGGTGTGATGAAGGCAGCGGTTGGGGTAGCAACGAAGATAAGAAGAatgattgaagaagctttatcgaAGAAATTTTATCGAAGAAGTTTGATTGTATTCATGTCAATCATCTATTTATATAGGTTAGGAGGAAAAATTGTTATTAGAGGTGACTTTATAGAAGAAATAGAGAGATTTCTATTAGGCACGCACACCGAGCGAGACCATCGCCTTCGAGGAAGAGAATGGTCGTCGTTCGAGCCATGGTGATGCGGCGTCGAAAGATCACATGGATGGGATGGCACGAGAATGGCGAGGAAGGAAGAATCGACAACGCGATACATCCTACGTTTACTCGTCCGGTCGACTTCCCTTCGGGGCAGACACAGGCAGGCAGGTCGAGATGTTGATTCACCTCAGGTCCCGCATGGGACCCACCACCGGTAGGGAGGTCCTCTCAGCCATGCCTTCCGACGACACCACCTACAATCCAGAGCTTTTGTAGACCAAGAAAAGAACCTCCGATACCGTCAGGCCACATACACCGAACAGGACTCTCATCGCAGACACAACCAAGGAAGCGAAGACCCTGAGAATGCGGATCATAAGTTGAAAACTTGCCAGAATTAGACTATACAAAAAGTACTGCCCTGCATTGCATGCAGTGCAAAGTACCAGTTAAGTAATTGAAAAAACAGCTCGACCAATATAGACAATCCCATCAGTTACTCATATTTCATGCTTCAGCACCCATTATTTAATTCCAGAATACAATGTTATTATGCCTCAAGTCTCACTTTGTTGATCTATATAGAATTTTCATTTACTGGACATGACTGATCATGAAGTTAGTCGAGCGATCATCAGTTCTCGTGTGTTTAGTGCATTACCTTCAGCACTGGTCAACATCACCAGCCATGACAAACCCGTAGACATACTGGAAGATCAAGAAGCGTTGAGCCAGGACGATCTCTAGTATGCTCACTCTCCCATCATGATTCAACTCCTATCTGCTGCAATCCCAATTCCTCCAAGGTTTTCCATCCATTTTTTCCAGTCTGTCCAATCATCAACTGTCTTCTGCCACTCAAATCCGGAAGGGTTGAATACAAATGCTGCAAACATCCGTGAAGCAACCtagaaacacagaaaacatgacgAACAGGTACAGCGTCCAGCTTCGATGTGAATTTCCATATACTTAATAGACAATCAACAATATCAACAGCTCTAGTCCTCAAACAAAAATGGCTGCGGGAGTACATGCGGTAGTTATCAGAAAACTTCGCATGAAATAGTACAAAACCATGGCCCGTAGTTCTATATTTTGCACCTCCATGCAGTATTGTCCTCCCATAGTAATGGGCTTTAGTCCCAAGCTGGTAGGTAAAGACAACACAAGCCAGTTGCAGCTGCATTAGAATAAATTCACCAATAGCTGTCTGAAATCCCTTCTCCAAACCAACTTCCAAAACCATAGGCAGAACCAGTAACAAGCCCAGCTGAAAGATTGACTGTGAAGCTAGAGCATTTTCAAGAGGCTTGCCATTTTGCTGAATGCGTGGATCCTCCAGAATTGACCTTTCCAAACCACTCATAACTAAATATAACTGCCCATATAAGAACACACAGACAGTGAGTACATTtatctgaaaaaaaataaaagcagGTATCATTGTCCGATTTTTTCTTATGAAAAACACAAGGATACAATTTTAGCAATCAAATAGAAGAACATAGGATATGTTCACTGTGATACAACATATTCACTTCAAACATCCATTAGTACTTTAACTGATGAAAACATATGCAAGGATTGTTCCTGTAATATAAATACAGCTCCTTGCTAAAGGAGGTTCCCTATGTGTTCCAGAATAACATAACCTACCAAAGTAAAAGAACTTATTCCAAATTCAaaaaatccattttcaaatccGGAAATTCTGATTTCAATTCTGTTATAGCAATAGACTAGTTATATTAGCCACAATGTTTCCCCTGACTACATGCTTAGAGATTTACGCCACACCAGAAAGTTCTGCAAAGACGATAAGTTATCATTCCACAAGACAGAGGTCTCCACTTATGCTGCACAAATTTCAATCAATTGTGAATTGTTACCTCTTGTTTGCCACAACGTTTCCTGCTCAAGCCTGGATAGAGTAAAATGTAATCAGAAAATCCATATTTCTTGTTTGGGCACAGATACATGCCCACATCACCCACTACTAAGTTTCAGTTATTTTGCACAAACATCCAAGATAGTTTTGCAGGCTAGCACATTCATACAAGCTGGACTCTAAAAATAATGCCTTTTCAACCTACACTGTTAGGCTGTGCCTGAACATGAAGGAACATGTAGCTAAAGAATGAGAGGAGGCAACATGTGACTTAAAATCATTTATCACAAGATAGAAACCAGTAAGGCCTTCGAAGAATGCACATTAGTCAAGTATGGTTGCTGATCGAGAAAAATAGTGTTTTCCTTATTCGCAAGGATTTTCAGATAAAAGTTTCTTACTTATACTCGCCAAATACTTGAGCAAGTGTCATGAGTTGTTTTGTGCTTATGAGTCCCATTATAGATATATTTTGGATTAAGACAACTATTTGACAAGCAGGAGTCTTTTATAGATATTTATGTTTCCTATTATAATAGATTTTTGGATCTAAGTATTGAgcagttaagaaacaacatatataaaTGATTTGTGTTtccgagatgagaatgttgagatggatgtatggagttactaagaaagatagGAAATGAAATACTTCTATTCGTAAACAAGCAAATATCGCTTCGATATAagataagataagaaaaaattGTGTAAGATGATATGAGAATGTACTTAGAAGATCTCCAGATGTAGTAGTCAAaagagatgaaatgattaatattaataGTACGAGGAGAGATAGAGAAAGACCTAAAAGGACTTTATTAATTGATCTGAAAACTCCAATCCAGTTCTGGTTGTAAAATATCACGATCAGTTCAGTCATCTAATATACTTGTTCAAACCTATCTTTGAGTCCACTTCATAGACGATGTGATAATGCTAGATGCTTGATATTATGACTTTATTCCACCTCTTAAAATTTATTAAATCTCCTGATGGATCTTGCAATGCATCGTAGACACACAAATGagattaattaaataattaaatcacTTATGCTGCGAGAAAAGTTAACATAGTTTCAGAAGATATAGAAGTCCGCCTCAATCAGTGTAGAAAAAATTAGGTCAGTCAAGTATGTACCTCTTCCAGTCTAAGAGATATGTGTTGAACCGACGAGTGCCACACTTGCTTGACGCAGGATCCAACTTATGAGCCTTCTCAAATACATGAAAACGACCTTCATTGGAAGAATAAAAATCTTCTAATATAGAAACAAGTGAAATAAAATAGCCCAAAAAAGATTATGCGGATTAGTTAGGCAAAATTTCAAAACTTTTTTTAACACGAAAAAAATCAATGTTAAAACTAGCTGACAATGTGAAAAAACTCTAGAAACAATCTCAGATAATAAGGTATAAAAAAACAAGTCCTTtctcaatttaaaaatatttggCAAGTTAGGACTACATGATAGTGACAGGCTATCATGGCTTTAACTTGACCACATATGTGACGTGCATCAATAAACCATCTAAAGAAAGATCAGTAGAAAGTAAGTGAAAATCTCCTAAGACACATAGATTTCTCACTCGAATCTGCTCATCGTTATTAAATAATCTCCAATATCATTAAGGAATTAAAAGCAGCCCAGAGATAgctaaatcaaattattttactcGATCAATTATCAATTCGACCaaattctcctcattctttctcctTTATCTTAGTCACCCTAAACATCACACCCGAACCATGGACAAGGATGTGATGCTGATGTGACAATGGTGAAGGTCGAGGGAGATTAGATGATGTTCCGTCTGAGAATTTAGGGAAGGCAATCAAAGGTGTTACACATGATCCATGCCTGTACACTCACCATTTCAGGTCAGCTGTAGTCTGCCTCAGTAAGCAAATTGCAGCAGCTGCCAGCCCACTGTGGCTGGCATGTAGGATTACAAAGGGAAACATTTTTACTACTTCATTCTTTTAAATATATCAATCGAAATAAACAATCAGTTCTTCACAACTTACATATcagaatatttataaataataaaacagtTTATGATCATTTCACTGATAGGAAGAAAGACttttaaactaaataaaatttgaatattcatgatttctaaaaaaaatcaaattcatcGAATCAAAATAGAAAGAACATAATCTTT
Protein-coding regions in this window:
- the LOC135673455 gene encoding putative callose synthase 8; translation: MVLEVGLEKGFQTAIGEFILMQLQLACVVFTYQLGTKAHYYGRTILHGGAKYRTTGHGFVLFHAKFSDNYRMYSRSHFCLRTRAVDIVDCLLSIWKFTSKLDAVPVRHVFCVSRLLHGCLQHLYSTLPDLSGRRQLMIGQTGKNGWKTLEELGLQQIGVES